The following are encoded together in the Pan troglodytes isolate AG18354 chromosome 6, NHGRI_mPanTro3-v2.0_pri, whole genome shotgun sequence genome:
- the ANKRD61 gene encoding ankyrin repeat domain-containing protein 61 isoform X1 produces MGNITRKGSRDLVVDSAKSLEDGPSAALHSKLYEAIMREDCTTIEVLLRNHPVNQPITILPNSTSNRLLLTQPTESIIPIHLAAKYHKAQSLLCLLRHGADPEVRDTTGLTTLNLMLLHWPVTSTTWAKPGNRTHRILTDIQNSSITCLRILCAHGAQVNAQGEISNKRSPLHLAIAYGCYPVLSILTQNGADVNAINEASMTPLHMAANMLNKEMMETLIAYGANVNCAVSSTGNTPLKLAVCTASSKAGRLLGAGVSCIRLLLTHGAKVNAQDYKGQTAIHEACFGGREAIINLLLEFEANVNILTRNGESPIYMYLQRSFNVRDTALLAKLLYHTYPLRMTNNRGILPAGIMLPEFRLLRDTLIKQSQKPLSLQGICKRNIRNIYGEKYKQHLKQFLPVTIWNSVYCCYDLAYTS; encoded by the exons ATGGGGAATATAACCAGGAAAGGAAGCAGAGACCTGGTGGTTGACAGTGCCAAGTCCCTGGAAGATGGCCCATCTGCAGCACTTCACTCAAAACTCTATGAAGCCATCATGAGAGAAGACTGCACTACGATCGAGGTACTCCTGAGAAATCACCCTGTCAACCAGCCCATCACCATTCTGCCCAACTCCACCAGCAACAGATTACTTCTGACCCAG CCGACAGAGTCTATCATCCCCATCCATCTTGCTGCCAAGTACCACAAGGCCCAGAGTCTGCTCTGCCTGTTACGGCACGGCGCTGACCCAGAAGTCAG GGACACGACAGGCCTCACCACACTCAACTTAATGCTACTGCACTGGCCAGTCACTTCCACCACGTGGGCAAAACCAGGCAACAGAACGCACAGGATCCTGACAGACATTCAGAATAGCAGCATCACATGTCTCCGCATCTTGTGTGCGCACGGAGCTCAAGTTAACGCTCAAGGGGAAATCAGCAACAAACGTTCACCACTCCACCTGGCCATAGCATATGGTTGCTATCCAGTTCTCTCCATTTTGACCCAAAATGGTGCCGATGTCAATGCTATTAATGAAGCCAGCATGACACCCCTTCACATGGCCGCAAACATGCTGAATAAGGAGATGATGGAAACGCTCATTGCCTATGGAGCAAACGTCAACTGTGCTGTCTCTTCCACGGGGAACACGCCCCTGAAGCTTGCAGTGTGCACTGCATCAAGCAAAGCAGGCCGACTCCTCGGGGCGGGGGTCAGCTGCATCCGTCTGCTGCTCACTCACGGAGCCAAAGTCAACGCCCAGGACTACAAGGGCCAAACAGCCATCCATGAGGCATGCTTTGGAGGCAGAGAGGCAATCATCAATCTCCTGCTTGAATTTGaagcaaatgttaacattttaacaaGAAACGGGGAATCTCCAATTTATATGTACCTTCAGCGCAGTTTCAATGTAAGAGATACGGCACTTCTGGCCAAGCTACTTTATCACACTTATCCTCTGAGAATGACCAATAACCGAGGAATTCTACCTGCAGGAATCATGCTACCAGAATTCCGCCTCTTAAGGGACACCCTAATAAAGCAATCGCAAAAACCTTTATCCCTACAGGGTATCTGCAAAAGAAACATCAGGAATATTTATGGTGAGAAATACAAACAGCACTTGAAGCAATTCCTCCCAGTGACAATATGGAATTCTGTCTACTGCTGTTATGACTTGGCATATACCTCTTGA
- the ANKRD61 gene encoding ankyrin repeat domain-containing protein 61 isoform X2 yields the protein MGNITRKGSRDLVVDSAKSLEDGPSAALHSKLYEAIMREDCTTIEPTESIIPIHLAAKYHKAQSLLCLLRHGADPEVRDTTGLTTLNLMLLHWPVTSTTWAKPGNRTHRILTDIQNSSITCLRILCAHGAQVNAQGEISNKRSPLHLAIAYGCYPVLSILTQNGADVNAINEASMTPLHMAANMLNKEMMETLIAYGANVNCAVSSTGNTPLKLAVCTASSKAGRLLGAGVSCIRLLLTHGAKVNAQDYKGQTAIHEACFGGREAIINLLLEFEANVNILTRNGESPIYMYLQRSFNVRDTALLAKLLYHTYPLRMTNNRGILPAGIMLPEFRLLRDTLIKQSQKPLSLQGICKRNIRNIYGEKYKQHLKQFLPVTIWNSVYCCYDLAYTS from the exons ATGGGGAATATAACCAGGAAAGGAAGCAGAGACCTGGTGGTTGACAGTGCCAAGTCCCTGGAAGATGGCCCATCTGCAGCACTTCACTCAAAACTCTATGAAGCCATCATGAGAGAAGACTGCACTACGATCGAG CCGACAGAGTCTATCATCCCCATCCATCTTGCTGCCAAGTACCACAAGGCCCAGAGTCTGCTCTGCCTGTTACGGCACGGCGCTGACCCAGAAGTCAG GGACACGACAGGCCTCACCACACTCAACTTAATGCTACTGCACTGGCCAGTCACTTCCACCACGTGGGCAAAACCAGGCAACAGAACGCACAGGATCCTGACAGACATTCAGAATAGCAGCATCACATGTCTCCGCATCTTGTGTGCGCACGGAGCTCAAGTTAACGCTCAAGGGGAAATCAGCAACAAACGTTCACCACTCCACCTGGCCATAGCATATGGTTGCTATCCAGTTCTCTCCATTTTGACCCAAAATGGTGCCGATGTCAATGCTATTAATGAAGCCAGCATGACACCCCTTCACATGGCCGCAAACATGCTGAATAAGGAGATGATGGAAACGCTCATTGCCTATGGAGCAAACGTCAACTGTGCTGTCTCTTCCACGGGGAACACGCCCCTGAAGCTTGCAGTGTGCACTGCATCAAGCAAAGCAGGCCGACTCCTCGGGGCGGGGGTCAGCTGCATCCGTCTGCTGCTCACTCACGGAGCCAAAGTCAACGCCCAGGACTACAAGGGCCAAACAGCCATCCATGAGGCATGCTTTGGAGGCAGAGAGGCAATCATCAATCTCCTGCTTGAATTTGaagcaaatgttaacattttaacaaGAAACGGGGAATCTCCAATTTATATGTACCTTCAGCGCAGTTTCAATGTAAGAGATACGGCACTTCTGGCCAAGCTACTTTATCACACTTATCCTCTGAGAATGACCAATAACCGAGGAATTCTACCTGCAGGAATCATGCTACCAGAATTCCGCCTCTTAAGGGACACCCTAATAAAGCAATCGCAAAAACCTTTATCCCTACAGGGTATCTGCAAAAGAAACATCAGGAATATTTATGGTGAGAAATACAAACAGCACTTGAAGCAATTCCTCCCAGTGACAATATGGAATTCTGTCTACTGCTGTTATGACTTGGCATATACCTCTTGA
- the AIMP2 gene encoding aminoacyl tRNA synthase complex-interacting multifunctional protein 2 isoform X4 produces the protein MKLGEEESNLSLQALESRQDDILKRLYELKAAVDGLSKMIQTPDADLDVTNIIQADEPTTLTTNALDLNSVLGKDYGALKDIVINANPASPPLSLLVLHRLLCEHFRVLSTVHTHSSVKSVPENLLKCFGEQNKKQPRQDYQLGFTLIWKNVPKTQMKFSVQTMCPIEGEGNIARFLFSLFGQKHNAVNATLIDSWVDIAIFQLKEGSSKEKAAVFRSMNSALGKSAWLAGNELTVADVVLWSVLQQVGGCSVAVPANVGGCSVAVPANVGGCSVAVPANVGGCSVAVPANVQRWMRSCGNLAPFHTALKLLQ, from the exons ATGAAATTGGGTGAG GAAGAGTCTAACCTGTCTCTGCAAGCTCTTGAGTCCCGCCAAGATGATATTTTAAAACGTCTGTATGAGTTGAAAGCTGCAGTTGATGGCCTCTCCAAGATGATTCAAACACCAGATGCAGACTTGGATGTAACCAACATAATCCAAGCGGATGAGCCCACGACTTTAACCACCAATGCGCTGGACTTGAATTCAGTGCTTGGGAAG GATTACGGGGCGCTGAAAGACATCGTGATCAACGCAAACccggcctcccctcccctctccctgcttGTGCTGCACAGGCTGCTCTGTGAGCACTTCAGGGTCCTGTCCACGGTGCACACGCACTCCTCGGTCAAGAGCGTGCCTGAAAACCTTCTCAAGTGCTTTggagaacagaataaaaaacagcCCCGCCAAGACTATCAGCTGGGATTCACTTTAATTTGGAAGAATG tgccGAAGACACAGATGAAATTCAGTGTCCAGACGATGTGCCCCATCGAAGGCGAAGGAAACATTGCACGTTTCTTGTTCTCTCTGTTTGGCCAGAAGCATAATGCTGTCAACGCAACCCTTatagatagctgggtagatattgcGATTTTTCAGTTAAAAGAGGGAAGCAGTAAAGAAAAAGCCGCTGTTTTCCGCTCCATGAACTCTGCTCTTGGGAAGAGCGCTTGGCTCGCTGGGAATGAACTCACTGTAGCAGACGTGGTGCTGTGGTCTGTACTCCAGCAGgtcggaggctgcagtgtggcagTGCCAGCCAatgtgggaggctgcagtgtggcagTGCCAGCCAatgtgggaggctgcagtgtggcagTGCCAGCCAatgtgggaggctgcagtgtggcagTGCCAGCCAATGTGCAGCGGTGGATGAGGTCTTGTGGAAACCTGGCTCCTTTTCACACGGCCCTCAAGCTCCTTCAGTGA
- the AIMP2 gene encoding aminoacyl tRNA synthase complex-interacting multifunctional protein 2 isoform X3 — MPMYQEESNLSLQALESRQDDILKRLYELKAAVDGLSKMIQTPDADLDVTNIIQADEPTTLTTNALDLNSVLGKDYGALKDIVINANPASPPLSLLVLHRLLCEHFRVLSTVHTHSSVKSVPENLLKCFGEQNKKQPRQDYQLGFTLIWKNVPKTQMKFSVQTMCPIEGEGNIARFLFSLFGQKHNAVNATLIDSWVDIAIFQLKEGSSKEKAAVFRSMNSALGKSAWLAGNELTVADVVLWSVLQQVGGCSVAVPANVGGCSVAVPANVGGCSVAVPANVGGCSVAVPANVQRWMRSCGNLAPFHTALKLLQ, encoded by the exons ATGCCGATGTACCAG GAAGAGTCTAACCTGTCTCTGCAAGCTCTTGAGTCCCGCCAAGATGATATTTTAAAACGTCTGTATGAGTTGAAAGCTGCAGTTGATGGCCTCTCCAAGATGATTCAAACACCAGATGCAGACTTGGATGTAACCAACATAATCCAAGCGGATGAGCCCACGACTTTAACCACCAATGCGCTGGACTTGAATTCAGTGCTTGGGAAG GATTACGGGGCGCTGAAAGACATCGTGATCAACGCAAACccggcctcccctcccctctccctgcttGTGCTGCACAGGCTGCTCTGTGAGCACTTCAGGGTCCTGTCCACGGTGCACACGCACTCCTCGGTCAAGAGCGTGCCTGAAAACCTTCTCAAGTGCTTTggagaacagaataaaaaacagcCCCGCCAAGACTATCAGCTGGGATTCACTTTAATTTGGAAGAATG tgccGAAGACACAGATGAAATTCAGTGTCCAGACGATGTGCCCCATCGAAGGCGAAGGAAACATTGCACGTTTCTTGTTCTCTCTGTTTGGCCAGAAGCATAATGCTGTCAACGCAACCCTTatagatagctgggtagatattgcGATTTTTCAGTTAAAAGAGGGAAGCAGTAAAGAAAAAGCCGCTGTTTTCCGCTCCATGAACTCTGCTCTTGGGAAGAGCGCTTGGCTCGCTGGGAATGAACTCACTGTAGCAGACGTGGTGCTGTGGTCTGTACTCCAGCAGgtcggaggctgcagtgtggcagTGCCAGCCAatgtgggaggctgcagtgtggcagTGCCAGCCAatgtgggaggctgcagtgtggcagTGCCAGCCAatgtgggaggctgcagtgtggcagTGCCAGCCAATGTGCAGCGGTGGATGAGGTCTTGTGGAAACCTGGCTCCTTTTCACACGGCCCTCAAGCTCCTTCAGTGA
- the AIMP2 gene encoding aminoacyl tRNA synthase complex-interacting multifunctional protein 2 isoform X5 gives MEESNLSLQALESRQDDILKRLYELKAAVDGLSKMIQTPDADLDVTNIIQADEPTTLTTNALDLNSVLGKDYGALKDIVINANPASPPLSLLVLHRLLCEHFRVLSTVHTHSSVKSVPENLLKCFGEQNKKQPRQDYQLGFTLIWKNVPKTQMKFSVQTMCPIEGEGNIARFLFSLFGQKHNAVNATLIDSWVDIAIFQLKEGSSKEKAAVFRSMNSALGKSAWLAGNELTVADVVLWSVLQQVGGCSVAVPANVGGCSVAVPANVGGCSVAVPANVGGCSVAVPANVQRWMRSCGNLAPFHTALKLLQ, from the exons atg GAAGAGTCTAACCTGTCTCTGCAAGCTCTTGAGTCCCGCCAAGATGATATTTTAAAACGTCTGTATGAGTTGAAAGCTGCAGTTGATGGCCTCTCCAAGATGATTCAAACACCAGATGCAGACTTGGATGTAACCAACATAATCCAAGCGGATGAGCCCACGACTTTAACCACCAATGCGCTGGACTTGAATTCAGTGCTTGGGAAG GATTACGGGGCGCTGAAAGACATCGTGATCAACGCAAACccggcctcccctcccctctccctgcttGTGCTGCACAGGCTGCTCTGTGAGCACTTCAGGGTCCTGTCCACGGTGCACACGCACTCCTCGGTCAAGAGCGTGCCTGAAAACCTTCTCAAGTGCTTTggagaacagaataaaaaacagcCCCGCCAAGACTATCAGCTGGGATTCACTTTAATTTGGAAGAATG tgccGAAGACACAGATGAAATTCAGTGTCCAGACGATGTGCCCCATCGAAGGCGAAGGAAACATTGCACGTTTCTTGTTCTCTCTGTTTGGCCAGAAGCATAATGCTGTCAACGCAACCCTTatagatagctgggtagatattgcGATTTTTCAGTTAAAAGAGGGAAGCAGTAAAGAAAAAGCCGCTGTTTTCCGCTCCATGAACTCTGCTCTTGGGAAGAGCGCTTGGCTCGCTGGGAATGAACTCACTGTAGCAGACGTGGTGCTGTGGTCTGTACTCCAGCAGgtcggaggctgcagtgtggcagTGCCAGCCAatgtgggaggctgcagtgtggcagTGCCAGCCAatgtgggaggctgcagtgtggcagTGCCAGCCAatgtgggaggctgcagtgtggcagTGCCAGCCAATGTGCAGCGGTGGATGAGGTCTTGTGGAAACCTGGCTCCTTTTCACACGGCCCTCAAGCTCCTTCAGTGA
- the AIMP2 gene encoding aminoacyl tRNA synthase complex-interacting multifunctional protein 2 isoform X2 produces MNSSAVNTLIQRSRHGEESNLSLQALESRQDDILKRLYELKAAVDGLSKMIQTPDADLDVTNIIQADEPTTLTTNALDLNSVLGKDYGALKDIVINANPASPPLSLLVLHRLLCEHFRVLSTVHTHSSVKSVPENLLKCFGEQNKKQPRQDYQLGFTLIWKNVPKTQMKFSVQTMCPIEGEGNIARFLFSLFGQKHNAVNATLIDSWVDIAIFQLKEGSSKEKAAVFRSMNSALGKSAWLAGNELTVADVVLWSVLQQVGGCSVAVPANVGGCSVAVPANVGGCSVAVPANVGGCSVAVPANVQRWMRSCGNLAPFHTALKLLQ; encoded by the exons ATGAACAGTTCTGCAGTGAATACTCTTATACAGAGGAGCAGGCATGGG GAAGAGTCTAACCTGTCTCTGCAAGCTCTTGAGTCCCGCCAAGATGATATTTTAAAACGTCTGTATGAGTTGAAAGCTGCAGTTGATGGCCTCTCCAAGATGATTCAAACACCAGATGCAGACTTGGATGTAACCAACATAATCCAAGCGGATGAGCCCACGACTTTAACCACCAATGCGCTGGACTTGAATTCAGTGCTTGGGAAG GATTACGGGGCGCTGAAAGACATCGTGATCAACGCAAACccggcctcccctcccctctccctgcttGTGCTGCACAGGCTGCTCTGTGAGCACTTCAGGGTCCTGTCCACGGTGCACACGCACTCCTCGGTCAAGAGCGTGCCTGAAAACCTTCTCAAGTGCTTTggagaacagaataaaaaacagcCCCGCCAAGACTATCAGCTGGGATTCACTTTAATTTGGAAGAATG tgccGAAGACACAGATGAAATTCAGTGTCCAGACGATGTGCCCCATCGAAGGCGAAGGAAACATTGCACGTTTCTTGTTCTCTCTGTTTGGCCAGAAGCATAATGCTGTCAACGCAACCCTTatagatagctgggtagatattgcGATTTTTCAGTTAAAAGAGGGAAGCAGTAAAGAAAAAGCCGCTGTTTTCCGCTCCATGAACTCTGCTCTTGGGAAGAGCGCTTGGCTCGCTGGGAATGAACTCACTGTAGCAGACGTGGTGCTGTGGTCTGTACTCCAGCAGgtcggaggctgcagtgtggcagTGCCAGCCAatgtgggaggctgcagtgtggcagTGCCAGCCAatgtgggaggctgcagtgtggcagTGCCAGCCAatgtgggaggctgcagtgtggcagTGCCAGCCAATGTGCAGCGGTGGATGAGGTCTTGTGGAAACCTGGCTCCTTTTCACACGGCCCTCAAGCTCCTTCAGTGA
- the AIMP2 gene encoding aminoacyl tRNA synthase complex-interacting multifunctional protein 2 isoform X1, which translates to MPMYQVKPYHGGGASLRVELPTCMYRLPNVHGRSCGPAPGAGHVQEESNLSLQALESRQDDILKRLYELKAAVDGLSKMIQTPDADLDVTNIIQADEPTTLTTNALDLNSVLGKDYGALKDIVINANPASPPLSLLVLHRLLCEHFRVLSTVHTHSSVKSVPENLLKCFGEQNKKQPRQDYQLGFTLIWKNVPKTQMKFSVQTMCPIEGEGNIARFLFSLFGQKHNAVNATLIDSWVDIAIFQLKEGSSKEKAAVFRSMNSALGKSAWLAGNELTVADVVLWSVLQQVGGCSVAVPANVGGCSVAVPANVGGCSVAVPANVGGCSVAVPANVQRWMRSCGNLAPFHTALKLLQ; encoded by the exons ATGCCGATGTACCAGGTAAAGCCCTATCACGGGGGCGGCGCGTCTCTCCGTGTGGAGCTTCCCACCTGCATGTACCGGCTCCCCAACGTGCACGGCAGGAGCTGCGGCCCAGCGCCGGGCGCTGGCCACGTGCAG GAAGAGTCTAACCTGTCTCTGCAAGCTCTTGAGTCCCGCCAAGATGATATTTTAAAACGTCTGTATGAGTTGAAAGCTGCAGTTGATGGCCTCTCCAAGATGATTCAAACACCAGATGCAGACTTGGATGTAACCAACATAATCCAAGCGGATGAGCCCACGACTTTAACCACCAATGCGCTGGACTTGAATTCAGTGCTTGGGAAG GATTACGGGGCGCTGAAAGACATCGTGATCAACGCAAACccggcctcccctcccctctccctgcttGTGCTGCACAGGCTGCTCTGTGAGCACTTCAGGGTCCTGTCCACGGTGCACACGCACTCCTCGGTCAAGAGCGTGCCTGAAAACCTTCTCAAGTGCTTTggagaacagaataaaaaacagcCCCGCCAAGACTATCAGCTGGGATTCACTTTAATTTGGAAGAATG tgccGAAGACACAGATGAAATTCAGTGTCCAGACGATGTGCCCCATCGAAGGCGAAGGAAACATTGCACGTTTCTTGTTCTCTCTGTTTGGCCAGAAGCATAATGCTGTCAACGCAACCCTTatagatagctgggtagatattgcGATTTTTCAGTTAAAAGAGGGAAGCAGTAAAGAAAAAGCCGCTGTTTTCCGCTCCATGAACTCTGCTCTTGGGAAGAGCGCTTGGCTCGCTGGGAATGAACTCACTGTAGCAGACGTGGTGCTGTGGTCTGTACTCCAGCAGgtcggaggctgcagtgtggcagTGCCAGCCAatgtgggaggctgcagtgtggcagTGCCAGCCAatgtgggaggctgcagtgtggcagTGCCAGCCAatgtgggaggctgcagtgtggcagTGCCAGCCAATGTGCAGCGGTGGATGAGGTCTTGTGGAAACCTGGCTCCTTTTCACACGGCCCTCAAGCTCCTTCAGTGA
- the AIMP2 gene encoding aminoacyl tRNA synthase complex-interacting multifunctional protein 2 isoform X6, with translation MIQTPDADLDVTNIIQADEPTTLTTNALDLNSVLGKDYGALKDIVINANPASPPLSLLVLHRLLCEHFRVLSTVHTHSSVKSVPENLLKCFGEQNKKQPRQDYQLGFTLIWKNVPKTQMKFSVQTMCPIEGEGNIARFLFSLFGQKHNAVNATLIDSWVDIAIFQLKEGSSKEKAAVFRSMNSALGKSAWLAGNELTVADVVLWSVLQQVGGCSVAVPANVGGCSVAVPANVGGCSVAVPANVGGCSVAVPANVQRWMRSCGNLAPFHTALKLLQ, from the exons ATGATTCAAACACCAGATGCAGACTTGGATGTAACCAACATAATCCAAGCGGATGAGCCCACGACTTTAACCACCAATGCGCTGGACTTGAATTCAGTGCTTGGGAAG GATTACGGGGCGCTGAAAGACATCGTGATCAACGCAAACccggcctcccctcccctctccctgcttGTGCTGCACAGGCTGCTCTGTGAGCACTTCAGGGTCCTGTCCACGGTGCACACGCACTCCTCGGTCAAGAGCGTGCCTGAAAACCTTCTCAAGTGCTTTggagaacagaataaaaaacagcCCCGCCAAGACTATCAGCTGGGATTCACTTTAATTTGGAAGAATG tgccGAAGACACAGATGAAATTCAGTGTCCAGACGATGTGCCCCATCGAAGGCGAAGGAAACATTGCACGTTTCTTGTTCTCTCTGTTTGGCCAGAAGCATAATGCTGTCAACGCAACCCTTatagatagctgggtagatattgcGATTTTTCAGTTAAAAGAGGGAAGCAGTAAAGAAAAAGCCGCTGTTTTCCGCTCCATGAACTCTGCTCTTGGGAAGAGCGCTTGGCTCGCTGGGAATGAACTCACTGTAGCAGACGTGGTGCTGTGGTCTGTACTCCAGCAGgtcggaggctgcagtgtggcagTGCCAGCCAatgtgggaggctgcagtgtggcagTGCCAGCCAatgtgggaggctgcagtgtggcagTGCCAGCCAatgtgggaggctgcagtgtggcagTGCCAGCCAATGTGCAGCGGTGGATGAGGTCTTGTGGAAACCTGGCTCCTTTTCACACGGCCCTCAAGCTCCTTCAGTGA